In Deltaproteobacteria bacterium, one DNA window encodes the following:
- a CDS encoding radical SAM protein codes for MIFQKPRKPKWPEITWTFCPDKRGDHGPRVLGINPWIHDFTAYNLWSRPVGLLACLSMLRRAGCSISLLDCLDQTWEDHPWPRQHPFGRGRYPRQPLPVPGPLKGIPRQFARYGLDAGAVEDALTALDPSPDLVMVTSIMTYWYPGTVEAIRLARHVWPRTPIVLGGVFPSLCPDIATHIGADLVISGPLERPDNWTSFWAVLGRQAAPPLPPIPYFDLALDLYPSPAFSPVIGSRGCPYHCPYCASSILHPDFVQSDPSIPLKLAEHQFNLGVRDFAFYDDALLVRPEAWLDSFLDWASAGKIRLHTPNAVHIRLLDAKTCSRLAAAGLTTLRLGLETTDFEGRRDHKLTEDEWTWALKNIFQAGINPTLIRTYILFGLPDQNPKEIHSAIQKVKKHGIRPELALYSPIPGTAFFERACQISPYPLKEEPLFQNKSLWPCVPGGYDRHVHRRWTRLTLGENFE; via the coding sequence ATGATTTTCCAGAAACCCAGGAAGCCAAAATGGCCGGAGATTACCTGGACCTTCTGCCCTGACAAGCGGGGAGACCATGGGCCAAGAGTTCTAGGAATCAACCCATGGATCCACGATTTCACGGCCTACAACCTCTGGTCCCGACCGGTCGGGTTGCTTGCATGCCTGTCCATGCTCCGCCGGGCCGGGTGTTCCATCTCTCTTTTGGACTGTTTGGACCAGACCTGGGAGGACCATCCCTGGCCTAGACAACACCCCTTTGGCCGAGGCCGATACCCGAGACAACCTCTGCCTGTTCCAGGCCCTCTGAAAGGCATCCCCAGACAATTCGCCCGCTACGGTCTCGACGCGGGGGCCGTAGAGGATGCCCTTACTGCGCTTGATCCTTCCCCGGATCTCGTCATGGTCACCTCGATCATGACCTATTGGTATCCTGGCACGGTCGAGGCAATACGCCTTGCCAGACATGTTTGGCCCAGAACCCCCATCGTCCTCGGGGGCGTCTTTCCCTCACTCTGCCCAGATATTGCGACCCACATCGGGGCCGATCTCGTCATTTCCGGCCCTCTCGAACGACCAGACAACTGGACCTCATTTTGGGCCGTATTGGGACGACAGGCGGCTCCACCCTTGCCGCCAATCCCCTACTTCGACCTAGCCCTTGACCTCTATCCCTCTCCGGCCTTCTCCCCGGTAATCGGCTCAAGGGGCTGCCCATACCACTGCCCGTACTGTGCCAGTTCCATTCTTCATCCCGATTTTGTCCAGTCCGATCCTTCCATCCCTTTGAAACTGGCCGAACACCAATTTAATCTCGGTGTCCGTGACTTCGCCTTCTACGACGACGCCCTTCTTGTTCGGCCAGAAGCCTGGCTTGATTCCTTTCTTGACTGGGCTTCTGCAGGCAAGATCCGACTCCATACCCCCAATGCCGTTCACATCCGTCTCCTGGATGCCAAGACGTGTAGCCGCCTGGCCGCCGCTGGCCTGACCACCCTGCGACTTGGCCTTGAAACGACCGATTTTGAGGGCAGGCGCGATCACAAACTGACTGAGGATGAATGGACCTGGGCCTTGAAAAATATCTTTCAGGCTGGCATCAATCCAACCTTGATCCGGACATACATATTGTTCGGCCTCCCGGACCAAAATCCCAAAGAAATCCATTCCGCCATACAAAAGGTCAAAAAACATGGAATCCGCCCTGAATTAGCCTTGTACAGCCCCATCCCTGGCACTGCATTCTTCGAGAGGGCCTGCCAGATCTCGCCCTATCCCTTGAAGGAAGAGCCCCTGTTCCAGAACAAATCCCTCTGGCCCTGCGTCCCAGGTGGCTACGACCGACATGTCCACAGAAGATGGACTCGACTGACCCTTGGGGAAAACTTCGAATAG
- a CDS encoding tetratricopeptide repeat protein: protein MKLHIVLFCLLALLSLSIGCATPRGGQTVSERELKIHIDLAESYIRSGEPRRAVKELLPLADQGQKDWRYHYALGHAYLLLDELAASEKEFQACVKIEPGSGDGWNSLGFVLMSRNKIAQAQEAFAKALAMIDYLTPELPAYNMARSYLEQGDETMTIEYARISIDKNWRYAPAYVLLARTLVSIDRVDEAQEWLEKGVESNLESPALQLALAENLVRKGNNAEARTWFTRIANDFPETQEAKMAGDYLDLLP from the coding sequence ATGAAACTCCACATTGTTCTTTTCTGCCTCCTTGCTCTGCTCAGTCTTTCGATAGGCTGCGCCACCCCCCGCGGAGGGCAAACCGTGTCTGAAAGGGAACTAAAAATCCACATCGACCTTGCCGAGTCCTACATCCGAAGCGGAGAGCCCCGCAGGGCCGTCAAGGAACTCTTGCCTCTGGCCGATCAGGGACAAAAGGACTGGCGCTATCACTATGCCCTCGGACACGCCTATCTCCTTTTGGACGAACTTGCGGCCAGCGAGAAGGAATTCCAGGCCTGCGTCAAAATCGAACCCGGATCTGGCGACGGCTGGAACTCCCTTGGTTTCGTCCTGATGAGCCGCAACAAGATTGCCCAAGCCCAGGAGGCCTTCGCCAAGGCCCTGGCCATGATCGACTACCTGACCCCTGAGCTTCCGGCCTACAACATGGCCAGATCCTATCTGGAGCAGGGAGACGAAACCATGACCATCGAGTACGCCAGAATCAGCATCGACAAGAATTGGCGCTATGCCCCTGCCTACGTACTCCTGGCTAGGACCCTGGTGTCCATAGATAGGGTCGATGAGGCCCAGGAATGGCTCGAGAAGGGGGTCGAATCCAACCTCGAGAGTCCGGCCCTCCAACTGGCACTTGCCGAGAATCTTGTCCGCAAGGGAAACAATGCCGAGGCCCGAACATGGTTCACCCGCATCGCCAATGATTTTCCAGAAACCCAGGAAGCCAAAATGGCCGGAGATTACCTGGACCTTCTGCCCTGA
- a CDS encoding ATP phosphoribosyltransferase → MLETKRLKLGIPKGSLEEATIKLFARAGWKLTSHHRNYFPEINDEYMTCSLCRAQEMSRYVESGVLDVGLTGKDWVLENESDVVVVADLIYSKTSNRPARWVLAVAGDSPFRRPEDLADKVIATEFVNFTRNYFKNAGIPVKVEYSWGATEAKVVEGLADAIVEITETGTTIKAHGLRIIAELLQTNTQLIANRQAWEDPWKRIRIENMNTLLQGALRAERMVGLKMNAPSSAMEEIMAILPSMTSPTIAHLYNSKWLSVEIVVESDLVRELVPKLQKVGAEAIIEYSLNKVI, encoded by the coding sequence ATGCTCGAAACAAAACGTCTCAAACTCGGCATCCCCAAAGGATCCCTTGAGGAGGCCACGATCAAGCTCTTCGCCCGGGCGGGCTGGAAGCTGACATCACATCACCGCAACTATTTCCCCGAAATCAACGACGAGTACATGACCTGCAGCCTGTGCCGGGCCCAGGAGATGTCACGATACGTAGAATCAGGAGTTTTGGACGTAGGCCTGACCGGCAAGGACTGGGTTCTGGAAAACGAATCCGACGTCGTGGTTGTCGCCGACCTTATCTACTCCAAGACAAGTAACCGGCCGGCCCGCTGGGTCCTGGCCGTAGCGGGAGACTCTCCCTTTCGTCGGCCCGAGGACCTTGCCGACAAGGTCATTGCCACCGAATTCGTCAACTTCACCCGGAACTATTTCAAAAATGCCGGAATTCCGGTCAAAGTCGAGTATTCCTGGGGAGCCACCGAGGCTAAGGTTGTCGAAGGCCTGGCGGATGCCATCGTCGAAATCACCGAAACCGGCACGACCATCAAGGCCCATGGTCTGCGCATCATTGCCGAACTTCTTCAGACCAACACCCAGCTCATCGCCAACCGCCAGGCATGGGAAGACCCTTGGAAACGGATCCGCATCGAAAACATGAACACTCTCCTCCAGGGGGCACTGCGGGCCGAGCGTATGGTCGGCCTGAAAATGAACGCCCCTTCCTCGGCCATGGAGGAGATCATGGCCATCCTTCCGAGCATGACCTCCCCGACCATCGCCCACCTCTACAACTCCAAATGGCTGTCCGTGGAGATCGTCGTCGAGTCCGATCTGGTTCGAGAACTAGTGCCCAAACTTCAGAAGGTCGGAGCCGAGGCCATCATCGAATACTCCTTGAACAAGGTCATCTAA